One part of the Bdellovibrio sp. KM01 genome encodes these proteins:
- a CDS encoding alpha/beta fold hydrolase — protein sequence MAGHFMAKPFVLSTQNPLKKSDFETLEESSPRVPFEFTLTIQVSDVDSFIADPQLQAGAMGTITDFNIEKGLFNLFVRPEASSDRDTAKEMHYTLFLKDKQGKPWTFFGFKEVIKEDSFEMWSQTTTLYYYIWEGHSDYNPGETKNVNGVGILRISVSDFIKQLTTFKSNAPSALAEQEAMVKFLNVFAKNLWQSYAPFIFTTTAARWNEHIYPMNTTQGVVMGEKNLYPLDTPDGLTISVQRFKVKESKNIVLLLHGLTTSTDMFIMPEHQNFVNYLHSNGFTDVWSLDWRGSGRFTYNLGPHRYNLDDIAKNDIPTAVEFIRKQVGEDTKIHVVCHCVGSISFMASLAGGHVTGISSIVSNSVSLTPKVRWQAFIKMLFGPEVLEYVFGYAYVSPRMAYFPGPGFGKWLYWMERGIRHECKEPACHLVSFMWGWGYPAAYVHRNIHPTTHRRLVDLFGGTSFHYYRHIRKMLFAKASVSFDKSKNYLQECQKRDMPPTLFISGAENNIFPGSNKMTYEALKKGRNEAAVEYFEVPGYGHQDTFMGQYAHIEVFPKILAFLKKQKV from the coding sequence ATGGCTGGCCATTTCATGGCCAAACCATTCGTTCTCTCAACTCAAAACCCTTTAAAAAAATCTGACTTTGAAACTCTGGAAGAGTCCTCGCCTCGAGTACCGTTTGAATTCACCCTGACAATTCAAGTTTCAGATGTGGATTCTTTTATTGCCGATCCCCAGCTGCAAGCCGGAGCCATGGGTACGATTACTGATTTCAACATTGAAAAAGGACTGTTCAATCTTTTCGTACGCCCCGAGGCAAGTTCAGACAGGGACACGGCAAAAGAAATGCACTACACGCTTTTCCTGAAAGACAAACAGGGGAAACCTTGGACATTCTTTGGTTTTAAGGAAGTGATCAAAGAGGATTCCTTCGAGATGTGGTCGCAAACAACGACATTGTATTATTATATCTGGGAAGGACACTCTGATTATAATCCAGGCGAAACCAAGAACGTCAATGGCGTGGGAATTCTGCGCATCTCAGTCAGCGACTTTATCAAGCAATTGACGACCTTTAAAAGTAACGCTCCCTCAGCTCTCGCAGAGCAAGAGGCCATGGTAAAGTTTCTGAATGTTTTTGCGAAAAACCTTTGGCAGTCCTATGCGCCATTTATTTTCACCACGACCGCAGCAAGGTGGAATGAACACATTTATCCTATGAACACCACTCAAGGTGTGGTTATGGGAGAGAAAAATCTTTATCCGTTAGACACTCCGGATGGCCTGACGATTTCTGTTCAGCGCTTTAAAGTCAAAGAATCGAAAAACATAGTTCTCCTCCTGCATGGACTGACCACCTCTACAGATATGTTCATCATGCCCGAGCATCAAAACTTCGTAAACTACCTCCACAGCAATGGCTTTACCGATGTATGGTCGCTGGATTGGCGAGGCAGCGGTCGGTTCACTTATAATCTAGGCCCTCATCGCTATAACCTCGACGATATCGCTAAAAATGACATCCCCACTGCTGTGGAATTTATCCGCAAACAGGTCGGCGAAGACACAAAGATTCACGTGGTCTGTCACTGCGTCGGTTCAATTTCATTCATGGCTTCCTTGGCCGGTGGACACGTCACAGGTATTTCCAGTATCGTTTCAAACAGCGTGTCCCTCACCCCCAAAGTTCGCTGGCAGGCATTTATCAAAATGCTCTTTGGGCCCGAAGTTTTGGAGTATGTTTTTGGATATGCTTACGTCAGCCCGCGCATGGCTTACTTCCCGGGACCGGGATTTGGGAAATGGCTTTACTGGATGGAGCGCGGGATTCGTCATGAATGCAAAGAGCCCGCATGTCATTTGGTCAGCTTCATGTGGGGCTGGGGATATCCAGCGGCCTACGTTCATCGAAATATCCATCCAACGACTCACCGTCGCTTGGTGGACTTATTTGGTGGTACCAGCTTTCACTACTATCGACACATTCGAAAAATGCTTTTCGCGAAAGCTTCCGTCTCTTTTGATAAGTCGAAAAACTATCTGCAAGAATGTCAAAAAAGAGACATGCCGCCGACACTATTTATCAGCGGAGCCGAGAACAATATTTTTCCCGGCTCAAACAAAATGACCTATGAAGCTTTAAAGAAAGGCAGAAACGAGGCCGCCGTCGAGTATTTCGAAGTTCCAGGTTATGGACATCAAGATACTTTCATGGGCCAGTATGCCCACATCGAAGTCTTTCCAAAAATTCTGGCATTCTTAAAAAAACAAAAGGTCTAA
- a CDS encoding DUF6765 family protein: MQIDFHLGVTYILARMSGFTPFEANTIASSSQYVDDAVNSGTILFQNCSAYEFRASAHKMLDYRNFKELANHHVWIPFHFIPGNEVRDSSVDPLAQKLVCRPNSAIAQDVVKSCVQNFNKTFGYHLLGVTTHAFVDTWAHQGFAGITHKINKVGDIYDGEGALDTGMMNYRKKFYRRNPFRRFYDWVRSFFVGEYNPIGHGTVLSYPDLPYLRWSYQDWQGHTVQRNNPADYMLAVKHVLEFYQEVRKANNLPIVKIFDQDLRKVQELLESIDSEEGDERLEKWREHIQCGSFQFGTDTWKYSPEGPESWLAEAFEDFELNDDFEFTNVPYKEDFLKSNWKLMHDALLFYRFTVLHDVLPKYQICVA; the protein is encoded by the coding sequence ATGCAAATCGATTTTCATCTGGGAGTTACTTACATCTTGGCTCGAATGAGTGGCTTTACCCCTTTTGAAGCCAATACCATCGCCAGCAGTTCACAGTATGTCGATGATGCCGTCAATTCCGGCACAATTTTATTTCAGAACTGCTCCGCCTATGAATTTCGCGCCAGTGCCCACAAGATGCTGGACTATCGAAATTTTAAAGAATTGGCCAACCATCACGTGTGGATTCCCTTTCACTTTATACCCGGCAATGAAGTTCGTGATTCCAGCGTTGATCCCCTGGCGCAAAAATTAGTCTGCCGCCCCAACAGCGCGATTGCTCAGGACGTCGTTAAAAGCTGTGTTCAAAATTTTAATAAGACTTTCGGTTATCACCTGTTGGGTGTCACCACCCATGCCTTTGTTGATACCTGGGCTCACCAGGGCTTTGCAGGCATCACCCATAAGATCAACAAAGTGGGCGATATCTATGATGGTGAAGGTGCTTTGGATACAGGGATGATGAACTATCGGAAAAAGTTTTATCGCAGGAATCCTTTTCGCAGATTTTATGATTGGGTTCGTTCATTTTTTGTGGGCGAGTACAATCCCATCGGTCACGGAACGGTACTTTCCTATCCGGATCTCCCCTATTTGCGCTGGAGCTATCAAGACTGGCAAGGGCATACAGTACAACGCAATAATCCTGCTGACTATATGCTCGCCGTAAAACACGTTCTGGAATTTTATCAGGAAGTGCGCAAGGCCAACAATCTCCCCATCGTAAAAATTTTTGATCAGGATCTTCGCAAAGTGCAGGAACTGCTTGAAAGCATCGACAGCGAAGAAGGTGATGAGCGTCTGGAAAAATGGCGCGAGCATATTCAATGCGGAAGCTTTCAGTTCGGCACCGACACGTGGAAGTATTCTCCCGAAGGTCCCGAAAGTTGGCTCGCCGAAGCCTTTGAGGACTTTGAGCTGAATGACGATTTTGAATTTACCAATGTTCCCTACAAAGAGGATTTTTTAAAATCAAACTGGAAGCTGATGCATGATGCTTTGTTATTCTATCGCTTTACGGTTCTGCATGACGTTTTGCCTAAATATCAAATTTGTGTCGCGTAA
- the pepT gene encoding peptidase T translates to MKAIEKQLIERFFKYLSVSSQSNDEVAALPSTPGQQKLAELLAEELKALGLHNIQLDQHATVTAVKPGTKKGGPRIGFITHIDTVDVGLSPHIHPQIITFTGEDVCLNKKENIWLRVSEHPEILPYKGQEIIFSDGTSVLGADNKSAVTVVMTLLANLRADQEYGDIVVAFVPDEEIGLLGAKALDLSRFDVDFAYTIDCCELGEVVYENFNAATADLTFTGVTAHPMSAKGVLVNPILMAQDFISLFDRSETPENTAGREGYIWFNGMTATQQEAKLTASIRDFDLTSFEARKKRIEAAAQAITAKYPTAKVSLKITDTYSNISSAIGKDRRAIDLIFAGLEKIGVEPKVIPMRGGTDGAALSAKGILTPNYFTGALNFHSKYEFLPVNSFVKSYELTEQICLLAAKSK, encoded by the coding sequence ATGAAGGCAATTGAAAAACAACTGATAGAACGTTTCTTTAAATATTTGTCCGTAAGCTCGCAAAGCAATGACGAGGTTGCTGCGCTACCCAGCACGCCGGGCCAACAAAAACTGGCCGAGTTGTTAGCTGAAGAATTAAAAGCGTTGGGTCTTCACAATATTCAGCTCGATCAACACGCCACTGTCACTGCCGTAAAACCTGGAACTAAAAAAGGTGGACCGCGCATTGGCTTTATCACTCATATCGACACAGTCGACGTGGGATTAAGCCCCCACATTCATCCGCAAATTATTACCTTCACTGGCGAAGACGTATGCTTGAATAAAAAAGAAAACATCTGGCTGCGAGTATCCGAACATCCTGAAATTCTGCCTTACAAAGGACAAGAGATTATCTTTAGTGATGGCACCAGTGTTTTAGGGGCCGACAATAAATCCGCAGTTACGGTCGTTATGACTTTGCTGGCAAATCTTCGCGCCGATCAAGAGTACGGCGATATCGTCGTGGCCTTTGTGCCAGACGAAGAAATCGGACTTTTAGGTGCAAAGGCCCTGGACCTTTCGCGCTTTGATGTGGATTTTGCCTACACCATTGACTGTTGCGAGCTCGGTGAAGTCGTTTATGAAAACTTCAATGCCGCGACGGCTGATTTAACGTTCACGGGAGTTACCGCTCACCCGATGTCTGCCAAAGGGGTTTTAGTAAATCCCATTTTGATGGCACAAGATTTTATCAGTCTTTTTGATCGCTCAGAAACTCCCGAAAACACCGCGGGTCGCGAAGGCTATATCTGGTTTAATGGAATGACGGCAACTCAACAGGAGGCAAAGCTTACCGCCTCCATTCGTGATTTTGATCTAACAAGTTTTGAGGCTCGAAAAAAGAGAATCGAAGCGGCGGCCCAAGCAATCACCGCCAAGTATCCAACAGCGAAAGTTTCTTTGAAAATCACTGACACTTATAGCAATATCAGCAGCGCCATCGGTAAAGATCGCCGCGCCATTGATTTGATTTTCGCAGGCCTAGAAAAAATCGGCGTCGAGCCCAAGGTCATCCCCATGCGCGGAGGAACTGACGGTGCTGCTCTTTCCGCCAAGGGAATTTTGACACCAAATTATTTCACCGGCGCTTTGAATTTTCATTCAAAATATGAATTTTTGCCTGTCAACTCATTCGTAAAATCCTACGAACTGACAGAGCAGATTTGCCTGCTGGCGGCAAAATCCAAGTAA
- a CDS encoding zf-TFIIB domain-containing protein, protein MKCPHCKDKDLVMSERKGVEIDYCPECRGIWLDKGELDKILERSQKEEMSSANPPQDFYSNPSHGGNYSHKPYKKRKSFFEELFD, encoded by the coding sequence ATGAAATGCCCACATTGCAAAGATAAAGATCTCGTCATGAGTGAACGCAAAGGTGTTGAAATTGATTATTGTCCCGAATGCCGTGGCATCTGGTTGGATAAAGGGGAGCTGGATAAAATTTTAGAAAGATCGCAGAAAGAAGAAATGAGCTCTGCAAATCCTCCACAGGATTTTTATTCCAATCCCTCGCACGGTGGAAATTACAGTCACAAACCCTATAAGAAAAGAAAATCTTTTTTCGAAGAGTTGTTTGATTAG
- a CDS encoding DUF2231 domain-containing protein: MYSKASIKNHPLHPMLVAFPITFYLVTFIAFAVYNYGNADTFWYRLGFFSNVAAVGTALIAAIPGFIDWAFAIPTKTAAKRDGLIHMVLNLVTLGFFAINGTIINGTWEAPPAYASVTSLVLTGVGCLTLLGAGFYGWVMIGIHKVGVTMDHEQAEIQQRIERKDRHEEPPVMYH, translated from the coding sequence ATGTACAGTAAAGCAAGTATCAAGAATCATCCCCTTCATCCGATGCTGGTTGCCTTCCCTATCACCTTTTATCTTGTGACCTTTATCGCTTTTGCGGTTTACAACTATGGCAATGCCGATACTTTTTGGTATCGACTGGGATTTTTTTCGAATGTGGCTGCGGTGGGAACCGCTTTAATCGCCGCGATTCCGGGATTCATTGACTGGGCCTTTGCCATTCCGACCAAAACTGCGGCAAAGCGCGACGGCCTGATTCACATGGTGCTGAATCTGGTGACGTTAGGATTTTTTGCTATCAACGGTACGATCATTAACGGCACTTGGGAGGCACCACCGGCCTATGCATCCGTAACTTCTTTGGTACTCACTGGTGTCGGTTGTCTGACACTTTTAGGAGCGGGCTTTTATGGTTGGGTGATGATCGGCATTCACAAAGTCGGCGTGACCATGGACCACGAACAAGCAGAAATCCAGCAGCGCATCGAGCGAAAAGATCGCCACGAAGAGCCACCAGTTATGTATCACTGA
- a CDS encoding sensor histidine kinase KdpD, whose product MFEPKETAEEAQQKRLFYLKMIYFVSLAMSAIYLFKFNFEYRVSTYNPGLFSFWIGTALVPPIILYRFKNYRLAALSCGLLATAVLVYLLYLSGGVAAPGIFWLAIVPFGFGVLLSTAGAFIGYTIVFATMVWFWILKLQGGSVNIIAAYGDYDFEKSFNVCTFLMFAGITTHLYLKGEQKYTKRLQEKHWDVENLLRVLLHDVANTLSSMTYNLIKAREDQEQEAPMAQQLDKMERAVSDINNLLHQVRHLKSVKDGKASMPLTPISIAIVLNEVMEKSEALATQKGIKIALDLSRDKMVVNSEKTILNNVVLANLLSNAVKFSLPGDRIDLRAYSTESMAVIEIQDYGIGMPENLLNKIFHLDAATTREGTHGEKGTGYGMPLVKEYLTMMGGSIVITSQEEAVPHHPRGTKVVVKIPLTV is encoded by the coding sequence ATGTTCGAGCCTAAAGAGACAGCTGAGGAAGCCCAGCAAAAGCGACTGTTTTATTTAAAGATGATTTATTTCGTCAGCCTGGCTATGTCCGCTATTTACCTCTTCAAGTTTAATTTCGAGTATCGCGTGTCTACCTACAATCCTGGCTTATTTTCATTTTGGATTGGAACCGCCCTTGTCCCCCCAATTATTCTTTATCGCTTCAAGAACTATAGACTCGCCGCTTTGTCTTGCGGTCTGCTCGCAACAGCGGTCTTGGTATATCTGCTTTATCTCTCTGGTGGAGTCGCAGCACCTGGGATCTTTTGGCTGGCAATCGTTCCCTTCGGCTTTGGAGTTCTGTTAAGCACCGCCGGCGCATTTATCGGGTACACAATTGTCTTTGCCACCATGGTGTGGTTCTGGATTTTAAAACTTCAAGGTGGCAGCGTGAATATCATAGCAGCCTATGGGGATTATGATTTTGAAAAAAGTTTTAACGTCTGCACCTTTTTGATGTTCGCAGGCATCACGACTCACCTCTATTTAAAAGGCGAGCAAAAATATACCAAAAGACTGCAGGAAAAGCATTGGGACGTGGAAAACCTGTTGCGCGTGCTTTTACATGATGTCGCCAACACTTTGTCGTCAATGACATACAACCTTATCAAAGCCCGCGAAGACCAAGAACAAGAAGCTCCTATGGCACAACAACTGGATAAAATGGAGAGAGCGGTCAGCGACATCAACAATCTCTTACATCAAGTTCGTCACCTTAAATCGGTTAAAGATGGCAAGGCATCCATGCCGCTAACTCCAATCTCTATTGCGATTGTGCTGAATGAAGTCATGGAGAAATCAGAAGCTCTGGCGACCCAAAAAGGAATCAAAATCGCTTTGGATTTAAGCCGCGACAAAATGGTCGTCAACAGTGAAAAAACGATTCTGAATAACGTCGTCCTGGCGAACCTCCTTAGTAACGCCGTGAAGTTTTCGTTGCCAGGCGATCGCATTGACTTACGGGCGTATTCCACAGAATCAATGGCCGTCATCGAGATTCAGGATTATGGAATCGGTATGCCCGAAAATCTACTGAATAAGATTTTCCATTTGGATGCCGCCACAACACGTGAAGGAACTCACGGAGAAAAAGGCACTGGTTACGGAATGCCGCTGGTAAAAGAATATCTGACGATGATGGGTGGAAGCATTGTAATCACTTCGCAGGAAGAAGCTGTGCCTCATCACCCTCGTGGCACCAAGGTCGTCGTAAAAATTCCTCTCACCGTATAG
- a CDS encoding STAS/SEC14 domain-containing protein produces MEFKVSGKVTREEFEAFTEKIQPRLEKWKGIRLVEVIENLDGVEISALMKDIQFGLKNWSLFNRLEKCAVVADQKWIRVLADSIDPLFKPEIKVFQPAQLEEARDWVLH; encoded by the coding sequence ATCGAATTTAAAGTATCAGGAAAAGTCACCAGGGAAGAATTCGAGGCCTTCACGGAAAAAATTCAACCTCGCTTAGAAAAGTGGAAAGGCATACGTTTAGTTGAAGTCATCGAGAATCTTGACGGCGTGGAAATCTCCGCACTGATGAAAGATATCCAGTTCGGTTTAAAAAATTGGAGCTTATTCAATCGTCTGGAGAAATGTGCGGTGGTCGCTGATCAAAAATGGATTCGCGTACTTGCTGACTCGATCGATCCTTTATTCAAACCCGAAATCAAAGTCTTTCAACCTGCGCAACTTGAAGAAGCCAGGGACTGGGTCCTTCACTAA
- a CDS encoding serine/threonine-protein kinase, translated as MDTLKKIGPYQIIKRIAEGGMAEVFLGKTEARFGVSKLVAIKTTLQTGNPEQLKEMFFNEIRMSANLSHQNIVKIYDFGEFNNRGYMAMEYINGVTLRQLMTYLHEKQVRLSSSFILYIIHQVSLGLAYAYQSVDPQTGRQLKLIHRDISPHNILISFEGEVKIIDFGIATATKDKDLENGQVKGKVAYMSPEQVQGKDVNSASDIFALGVILWELMANRRFYSQTTVQDVKQAVSNFDIDKLSHANMEDRSEELIGILPIMLHQDLAKRAGDANELARLLGTVLSTLHPDFSALALADYLRDVFSAEYNANMEQIRASVAEDEKTMAVAATDITTTDQYGELDEFEIKIAEGSYHSGITLEKLTDITCPVPSTVMKPAPDMWGLGAKPKPPAEAIAVMPFYQFPKMRHAPQPKPSTATSFVKIFSVSFVVLLIGAITFGKIRFGEKRPALIVDADVPQLTSEQIQKLRMSFQQPAAAPAGTAASSATGKKSAAVASRKTLPKVRTIASAKPVKTVPQFAKIRKGKNGELDLSHFQNGVPYPSGTKCVTNCPIKISSEGNE; from the coding sequence ATGGACACGCTAAAGAAAATTGGACCTTATCAAATTATTAAACGTATCGCTGAAGGCGGTATGGCAGAAGTCTTTTTGGGAAAAACTGAGGCCCGCTTTGGCGTAAGCAAACTTGTTGCCATCAAGACGACTCTGCAAACAGGAAATCCCGAACAACTTAAAGAGATGTTCTTTAATGAAATCCGCATGAGTGCGAATTTAAGTCATCAGAACATCGTTAAGATCTATGACTTTGGTGAGTTCAACAATCGCGGTTATATGGCGATGGAATACATCAATGGTGTCACACTTCGCCAATTGATGACTTACCTGCACGAAAAACAAGTGCGCCTAAGCTCCTCATTTATTCTTTATATAATTCACCAGGTCTCTTTGGGCCTGGCATACGCCTATCAATCCGTCGATCCGCAAACAGGGCGTCAGTTAAAACTCATTCATCGCGATATCAGTCCCCACAACATTTTGATCTCCTTTGAAGGTGAAGTAAAAATCATCGACTTCGGAATCGCGACGGCGACAAAAGACAAGGACTTGGAGAACGGACAAGTAAAAGGCAAAGTCGCCTATATGAGTCCCGAGCAAGTTCAGGGTAAAGACGTTAACAGTGCTTCTGATATTTTTGCTTTGGGAGTCATTCTTTGGGAGTTGATGGCGAATCGCCGCTTCTATTCCCAAACGACAGTCCAAGACGTTAAACAAGCAGTTTCAAATTTTGATATCGACAAATTAAGCCACGCCAACATGGAAGATCGCTCTGAGGAATTGATAGGAATTTTACCTATCATGCTGCACCAGGATCTTGCTAAACGTGCCGGTGATGCCAACGAGCTAGCACGCTTACTTGGGACCGTGTTGTCGACACTTCACCCCGATTTCTCGGCCCTCGCTTTGGCGGATTATTTAAGAGATGTTTTTTCAGCAGAGTATAACGCCAACATGGAACAGATTCGCGCCTCGGTAGCTGAAGATGAAAAAACCATGGCTGTTGCAGCCACAGACATTACGACCACTGATCAATATGGCGAGCTTGATGAATTCGAAATTAAAATTGCGGAAGGCTCTTACCATTCAGGGATTACCCTGGAAAAACTGACTGATATCACCTGCCCTGTTCCGTCAACGGTAATGAAACCAGCGCCAGACATGTGGGGTTTAGGAGCAAAGCCGAAGCCTCCAGCTGAGGCTATCGCCGTGATGCCTTTTTATCAATTTCCGAAAATGCGTCACGCACCACAACCGAAGCCATCGACAGCCACAAGTTTTGTAAAGATATTCTCGGTTTCATTTGTGGTTTTGCTAATTGGTGCTATCACTTTTGGAAAAATCAGATTTGGAGAAAAAAGACCTGCTCTGATAGTCGACGCTGATGTACCTCAACTAACATCAGAACAGATTCAAAAGCTTCGTATGAGCTTCCAACAACCCGCAGCTGCACCCGCTGGCACGGCCGCGTCTTCCGCGACTGGCAAAAAATCTGCGGCAGTCGCAAGTCGCAAAACTTTGCCAAAAGTTCGCACGATCGCTTCAGCAAAGCCTGTTAAAACAGTTCCTCAGTTTGCGAAAATCAGAAAAGGCAAAAACGGAGAGCTGGATCTTTCTCACTTTCAAAATGGCGTTCCTTATCCTTCTGGCACGAAATGCGTAACGAACTGTCCAATTAAAATTAGTTCTGAGGGCAACGAATAA
- a CDS encoding malate dehydrogenase, which yields MKAPVRVAVTGAAGQIGYALLFRIASGAMLGADQPVILQLLEIPDEKAQKALKGVMMELDDCAFPLLHSMIATGDPAVAFKDADVALLVGARPRGPGMERKDLLTANGQIFTVQGEAIGKYANPNVKVLVVGNPANTNAYIAMKSAMKHGRVKAKNFTAMLRLDHNRALSQLATKTGKPVASFKKVAVWGNHSPTMYPDVRFATADGAKVPELLKLGTAEGDTWNKDTFIPTVGKRGAAIIEARGLSSAASAASAAVDHMHDWWLGTNGEWVTMGIPSDGSYDIPEGIMYGFPVTCKNGEYEIVKGLEIDAFSREKMNNTLKELTEEKDAVASML from the coding sequence ATGAAAGCTCCAGTACGTGTTGCAGTCACAGGCGCTGCAGGACAAATCGGTTACGCACTTCTATTCCGTATCGCAAGTGGCGCGATGCTTGGTGCAGACCAACCAGTTATTCTTCAACTTCTAGAGATCCCAGACGAAAAAGCTCAAAAAGCGCTGAAAGGCGTGATGATGGAGCTTGATGACTGTGCGTTCCCTCTATTGCACTCCATGATCGCGACTGGCGATCCAGCTGTGGCATTCAAAGATGCTGACGTGGCTCTTTTGGTTGGCGCACGTCCTCGTGGCCCGGGTATGGAACGTAAAGATCTTCTAACTGCAAACGGTCAAATCTTCACTGTTCAAGGTGAAGCGATCGGTAAATACGCAAATCCAAATGTAAAAGTTTTGGTTGTTGGTAACCCCGCAAACACCAACGCTTACATCGCAATGAAATCGGCAATGAAGCACGGTCGCGTAAAAGCGAAAAACTTCACAGCAATGCTTCGTTTGGACCACAACCGTGCGTTGTCTCAACTAGCTACTAAAACTGGCAAACCGGTTGCTTCTTTCAAGAAAGTAGCGGTTTGGGGTAACCACAGCCCGACGATGTACCCAGATGTTCGCTTCGCAACAGCTGACGGCGCAAAAGTTCCTGAGTTGCTAAAACTTGGAACTGCTGAAGGTGACACTTGGAACAAAGACACTTTCATCCCTACAGTAGGTAAACGTGGTGCAGCGATCATCGAAGCACGCGGTTTGTCTTCTGCAGCTTCTGCAGCCTCTGCAGCAGTTGATCACATGCACGACTGGTGGTTGGGAACGAATGGTGAGTGGGTTACAATGGGTATCCCTTCTGACGGTTCTTACGACATCCCAGAAGGTATCATGTACGGCTTCCCAGTTACTTGCAAAAACGGCGAGTACGAGATCGTAAAAGGTCTTGAAATCGACGCTTTCTCTCGCGAGAAAATGAACAACACATTGAAAGAATTGACTGAAGAAAAAGACGCAGTCGCTTCAATGCTGTAA
- a CDS encoding bifunctional 2-polyprenyl-6-hydroxyphenol methylase/3-demethylubiquinol 3-O-methyltransferase UbiG: protein MSENRKNAHNVQDGYDIWAAHYDHYPNPTVATDEMGFPNFWCHHSGKKVLEIGCGTGRHTKKWLEAGNSVTAIDISPKMLAVARGKIPSSQVNFVEGDFLLQKDLPHDFDILVESLMLEHIQDLSAFFKQCVSVLKTGGDLYLSEIHPERTQAGIGAHFKVQDSEMEIHLVSFAHTENEIVSWGDKTGFKLVNSKDLLGDKKLSELNPKWERHMNRPMVRIWHFVKR from the coding sequence ATGTCTGAAAATCGAAAAAATGCGCATAACGTTCAAGATGGTTACGACATCTGGGCCGCTCATTACGATCATTATCCCAATCCAACGGTGGCCACTGACGAAATGGGATTTCCAAACTTTTGGTGTCATCACTCTGGTAAGAAGGTGCTTGAGATTGGATGTGGAACAGGCCGACATACCAAGAAATGGTTAGAGGCTGGCAACTCAGTCACAGCGATCGATATCTCTCCAAAAATGCTTGCTGTCGCTCGCGGTAAAATACCATCTTCCCAGGTTAATTTTGTTGAGGGAGACTTCTTGCTTCAAAAAGATCTGCCTCATGATTTTGATATCTTGGTGGAAAGCCTGATGCTGGAACATATACAGGACCTCAGTGCATTTTTTAAGCAGTGTGTGTCTGTTTTAAAAACCGGTGGCGATCTTTATTTATCTGAGATTCATCCAGAACGAACGCAGGCTGGAATCGGAGCTCATTTTAAAGTTCAAGATTCCGAAATGGAAATTCATTTGGTGAGTTTCGCACATACTGAAAACGAAATTGTAAGTTGGGGAGATAAGACAGGATTCAAATTAGTAAACAGCAAAGATCTATTGGGTGATAAGAAACTCTCCGAATTAAATCCTAAATGGGAAAGACACATGAATCGTCCCATGGTGAGGATATGGCACTTTGTTAAGCGATAG
- a CDS encoding cupin domain-containing protein produces MLKLFIALGLMIPVYSFAADEADHVMMTPDQMKWVEAPPSLPKGAKVAIMYGDPSVAGPFGMRLKMPAKYMIPPHFHPQDENVTVISGKFWMGTGDDAKAKMMKLPPGSFARMNAGTHHFARGDGAVVQINGIGPWGITYINPADDPRKTKDLTQR; encoded by the coding sequence ATGCTTAAATTATTTATTGCTCTTGGCTTGATGATTCCAGTTTATTCTTTTGCCGCTGATGAGGCGGATCATGTGATGATGACACCGGACCAGATGAAGTGGGTAGAGGCGCCACCGTCATTACCTAAAGGTGCCAAAGTGGCGATCATGTATGGTGATCCCTCGGTGGCCGGCCCATTCGGCATGCGTTTAAAGATGCCGGCAAAGTATATGATTCCACCGCATTTCCATCCGCAGGATGAGAATGTCACGGTTATCTCTGGGAAATTTTGGATGGGGACTGGTGATGATGCGAAGGCCAAGATGATGAAGCTTCCGCCAGGAAGTTTTGCGCGCATGAATGCGGGCACACATCACTTTGCTCGGGGTGATGGTGCCGTGGTGCAGATCAACGGCATTGGGCCTTGGGGGATTACTTATATCAACCCCGCAGACGATCCACGTAAAACAAAGGATCTGACTCAACGTTAA